The Candidatus Omnitrophota bacterium genomic interval TAAGTCCAGCTCCCGAAAGCCGCTATCGTCGGATAGTACTCCGCCTTGGACGCCCGGACAAGGTCCTCGAACGACCGCGCCTTGCTATCCAGCGCTTTTATCGACGGTTCCACCCGCAACAGCTTATCGACCATTTCTTCTTTGTTTATCTCGGAAAAACCCATCCCCGGGTCTATTTTCAGCTCTACACTCCCGGCGTCCTCTATGCCTAATACCCTTTTCAAAGTGTTCTCCGCCACTTTCTTGTCACTTTTCGCGTCATTAACAAGCGTGGACCTCGAAGCGATATCGGCTTCTATGTCTATGTTGTCCTTCCTGGACACCCTGCCGGCTGAGGACCTTTCTTCCAATATCCTCTTATTCTCCACCGCGTTAGCGTACGATCCGCATATGATCCTGTAGATATTGTCGGCTAACAGCAGGTTATAGAACGCCATCTTCCCGCTGTATTCCGCGTCCAGCCTGTTGGCTTCCTCCAGATATTTATTCACGTCCACGCCTTCTTTAGCCGCGGCTATCGCGTTACTTATTTTCCCGAAGGTCCACAATACCTGGCTGGCTTCAAGCCCCGTATCCACTTTGTAATCGCCTACGGCCCCTCTTTCATACCTGGCATTCACAGGGTACCTGGCATTATTTGTCCAAGTGAACGCCCCGTCAACATGGGGCTTCCAGGCCGCATTAGTTTCTTTCAGGATCTCACCGGCCTTTTTCACGTTGTTCCCCGATTGTTCTACCAGTTCACTTGTCTTGATAGCCATATCTACGGCCATGGCTATATCGATAACAATGGCCCCGCTATCCGTGGTATCCAGCCCGTCCTGCCCATAGGCTGTCGCGCATATCCGACAGATGAGTATTGTCATGAAAAGAACTTTTATGGCCCTCATTTCCGCACCCCGTTCCAGAATATTAACAACTGTTTGCTGACAATGTTCGCTATCTCTTCGTCCTTATATACTATCCGCATAAAAGGCAATCCCCCCAGTATCGACTTCAGGTATGTCACCATGTCCCTTTTCGTGAAAGTATCCTTGATCAACCCTTTCAAGATAGCCTCATTGGCTATCTCCTCCAGGCAATCCTCATGTGAGATATCCCGCATTGCCCCCTTCCCCTCCATTTCGGGGAACATATACAGGAACTCCAGGTGCGGAATGCTGATCTTCTGGGGCTTGAATCGTTCCTTTAAGATAACAGCAAAGATCTCGTTGGTCATGTTCCCGAGACTGAGCATTATACCCACGATGTTACCGAAGAACTTCTCTATCCATTTGATCGGA includes:
- a CDS encoding TetR/AcrR family transcriptional regulator encodes the protein MLAFEEGLSLRERKQAKTKVLLAQEFLNSLKDTKYEDVPIRSICERAEVSEGTFYNYFPQKADIFNYILTLYDAKSIMEADEVVSRKDPIKWIEKFFGNIVGIMLSLGNMTNEIFAVILKERFKPQKISIPHLEFLYMFPEMEGKGAMRDISHEDCLEEIANEAILKGLIKDTFTKRDMVTYLKSILGGLPFMRIVYKDEEIANIVSKQLLIFWNGVRK
- a CDS encoding TolC family protein, coding for MRAIKVLFMTILICRICATAYGQDGLDTTDSGAIVIDIAMAVDMAIKTSELVEQSGNNVKKAGEILKETNAAWKPHVDGAFTWTNNARYPVNARYERGAVGDYKVDTGLEASQVLWTFGKISNAIAAAKEGVDVNKYLEEANRLDAEYSGKMAFYNLLLADNIYRIICGSYANAVENKRILEERSSAGRVSRKDNIDIEADIASRSTLVNDAKSDKKVAENTLKRVLGIEDAGSVELKIDPGMGFSEINKEEMVDKLLRVEPSIKALDSKARSFEDLVRASKAEYYPTIAAFGSWTYAGQSDSAKKAYIGNKDQMDQFGIMGVKVDVPIWEGGARQARLNQARLDKENADLDLKKARKDLVLALGNAISEYNEYIKTLEANNKAVDLAERTFSLFQELFSSGQVSLLELNDAELMLTNEKLKREATIYGIKATKAEIDRLTSVRI